The genomic interval AGCGAGCAGGAGAAGAGCAGTGTTTGATCTTCACGTGTCCAGAATCCACACAAACTCTCTGACAGCACTCTGGATTACACTGGATCGCTCTTCGGTCATCTGCTGAGGAGGACAGAACCAGAACCGTAGTCAGGCCAATGATGGAGGTGAGTTTCTTGAACAGTGATGCAATTTATGCTCAATCTGAAGCAGAAAAATAGCATTACGCTTTGTTTTAAACACAGACTTTGTGCAAACCAGTTCAATGAATTGCTTTTTAAGTAAAAAACGTTCAGGGTATTTTCAGCAGAAATCATTGGGAGTTCTAGTCACTTGTTTGTCATTTGTGGTTCTTATAACAGTATAGTTAAATTACATCTGGTTGAATACTGAGAAGAACAGTACTGCGAGTTGCTTTTCTCACATGGAGCGACATCATGCAGCAACAGGAAGTGCAGTTACAGGATGTGCCTGTTTCCTCTCGTTCCTCCCCTCAGAACAAAAGGGTCAACTAGAAAACAATAACACCCATGGTGTTTTATATGGCATCTTCATGAGTTCATCTATAAGGAGAGAAAATTTGTTTTTTATACAACAATAGATGTTTTGTTCAAAATGGAGATAAAATACTATTTagattattgttttgttgttattggaACATGCTCAATGCAAACTCCTctttgtttctaataaaaattacTGATTTGTCATTGCAGAAAGTGAATTGACGTAGGAGAAAGCACTAGTATTATACATGCCACTTGAACAGGTTATCTTTTTTCTAAACCCTAGGTATAAGTGTGTTTCACACTGATAATTTAGAAAGACCCCCTCATAATTATAACAGTGATTAAACACGTTTTACACTTAGATTCTATTGgaacttccattgtattttttctgtattttgttcagttgttaaattaaatagtaatcaaaaagcatgtctaataaattgtaattatgaaattattactattgctattattattactttgaatAGTAcactgtactgtaaatatatatatatgcatatataaatattattattattatttttattttctccaatttcttcaagttaaaccggacttttattttgatgggttgttgTGAAGACCACTGAGTTTCTGATGTATGATGGTAGTTGTCCTCAAACGAAGTAATGTGTCTCTCATGATTTATTTGTCCAAGATTTACCAAACTCTGTGACATTTCGCGTTATATAGTAAATTCCCCTTTTATGAGTGAGTTCCACAACTCCATCTGCATTTTGCCCATTTTGGAAATCCTGAAATTATTTAGTGGCCTCTCCAGCTATGGGTTGTGCATCTGGAGGAAAGTGCCAAAACAGTGACTGGGAAAAAACGTGAAATAAAGAAGAGTTTTATTCTCACCTTTTGAGGAAAAATCTTTATAATAGGAGGATACACAGTGCATGGAGTCATTAAGCTATATTGTAAACAGTTGGCATGCTGCATTCATCCAATAAGCATTGCCAACTAATTTTCAGGGAAAGTTTGGTAAAGCCAGGACAATTAGTTGCTAAAAGTTGCTAAattttgttgtaatgatgtgaTGACATCATTATGTACTCACAACCCAAAACTGCATTGAATCAGATCACTCAAATCTCaatgaatttgaattgaaatgtTAATTTAGATCTGttagtaaaacttaaaaaaatgtatataataatttttaagtaGAAATAATTGCATTTATAAACAACAAtggcattttgtgaattttcttaGAAGTCTGTAAAATAGGGCAAAATGTATTGTGTTAATATGAAGGAAGTTTCAACATTGACTTTTCAcagtttctttttaaaaaaacccTGAGTTTAAAATTACacattgtattttgtgttttcagGTTACAACTTATAATAGTACTGCCAGTACATTGTCTATTTTTCTTCAGATTTTGTTTAACTGATCAACAAGTGCAAGAACGTATTAATAACAATCATAAATTATCATAAATTAACTATTATTAGTGAACAATTGCAAATAGCAACTTAATTCACATGTTTACTGCTAGACACTTTTGATTTCCTCTTTTTGTGTAATTGAGAGGGAAAATGTGTGCCGCTTGATTATTTTGTAGTCACAGTTGCTAAAAGATGCCAAATAAATTCTAAAAGTCTGAAAAGTTACTAAATCTAGCAACAAAATTATTATGCAATCGGTGACACTGacattttaaatatgcaaatctttaaataaattatgtgcaGTGTAAAAAATGTACAAGAAAACCCAGGGTTCCCTATACCAGAGAGTTAACTTCTTTAAGCATGAAAAGCCCTTTGGATGGATATTTTGTATCCAATGGACATGTTTCAATACTTTTTTGGGGGGCCACTGTAGAGTTTTATCTAAAGTAAAGACTGGTTTTGCACATTTTCTTGTAATCTTTGACATAAGTGAAATGTTCCAGCAGAGATCGGACAGTCTGGTGTCGGCAGACTCTGAACTGGCGCAGTGTGAGATGGAGGTCAACACTTTACTGAAGAACATTTCTGACCTCAACAGGAAGATGGACTTCCTACAAATACCACGGTAATCCCGGCTTCAAACAAttgcagactatatatatatatatatatatatatatatatattgctcaaCAGTAAGTTTAAAGGTCTGTGTTCTGACAGAGAAAGTCCGGTCGGGCTCAGTGGGTGCTCGATGGTGGACGCTGGCACAGCATCAGTGGAGTCCAAAACCAAGACTGTCTGCAGGGATTCAGAAGGCATGTTGTGTTTCTACAAAGCCTCATCATCAATCACAGTAAATGCTGTGTCAGAACGGACAGCCTGCTGTTTACTGCGCTACTGCGTTTCCAAATGCAAATTTActtattaaactttaaaaaaaaaattttttttttgggcacATTATAACGTTTCCTACACTTGCTAGTAATGTTTTTCTAATTTAAGACTCCTgagaaattttattattttttttaagttaggaGGAAAAATTATACTTGGGTACTCCATGAGTTTTCATAATGGTGTTCATATCTGCTCATAAATGTGTGCAAACaactaaaaagtaatttttatgatgatgatgaagatgataaaATATtcagtatcattttttttttttacataataattaatattcaaCTTAATTAGGGGTGTTTTTACACGTCTTCTTTTgaagtttttttaaaatatgaatatggatgaagtaaaaaaaatcatactagcAAAAGAATAATACTAAAAAACAAAACCATATTGAGTAATTTATGAGTTGCTTTCATAATGGTACGGAGCCCCGCCGATAacttgcaagaaaaaataaataaattactattgCGTTTTCTAATGAATTAGTAAatagtgcgcacaatttataaatcgagggaatagTAAacatgtgcacgttttagtacatcgagggaacgaattagtaaatcgtgcacacgatttagctcACTGTTTTTTCCTGCGtggcatgtgcggggctccgtataaTGGAGTGCaaacatctaaaaataaaaaaattaatatggaTGTCGATaggaaaaatgtaataaaactaaaaaatataaacattgtttTTCTTCATAATGGAGTGCATGCAAATATCTAAAAAGTTATTTagggaaagcttatttattattattaagtaactttattttgtattaaatgataatattcatcattaaaaaaaaaaacattccacagAATAAACTAAagaatgataattatattattttattaatgaaataataataaaaaattaggaATTTGgctcataaataaaaaataattataattattatgataaaaatattaatgtaataaaatttataattataGTTACAAATAGTATGTTGTCATATTTCCTCTAACTACTTATgtatataattgtaattgtatAGAATGGTATCTGAATATGaatattccaaaaaataaaaatacaaagaaaagtcGCTGTTTTTGCACAGGGGGCAGCAGTGAGCAGTGGAACAAGCTGCAGAAGGTTCTCTCTGCTCTTGAGACGTCTAGTGGTCAGGGGAGGAAAATGCTCTTCAGGCTGCAAACTCAAAATGCTGAGACAATCCAGGCAAAGCATCTCTCTGCAGCCCGGGAGAGCTGGGTTCAGGCCACACAGGTGCTCATAGCTCCCTCTGTAGGGTACTGCTGGACCCAATCTGAACTTCCTCTGTGCAGCTCTGATCTGTGTGATCTGTCCCAGGTGCTGGAGGAGATGGAGAGGGAGTTGGGGATCTCGTACCCCTCTGCTCTGCCCCATGATGTGAGACGTCAGTATCAGCGGGATGTTCTCTCACTCTACAAACACAACCAAGACCTCAACAACTCACTGAAGAGCCGTCAGGAAGAGCTTATGGGTGCTGAAAGAACTCTGATGTATCTTGAGGATGAGAAAAAGTGGCTACAGGAAAAGGTTGATGGGGACATTCTTAATCAATCATTAATACAGAATATGTTCATGTTTTCCTTCATAAAACTCAATTACCACTGCAGATCTACTACTGGAATAGGCCATTAATTAATGGTGCtatgaatagaaaaataaatggaaaatgctATAACAAAATTatcttaaaatgtgattttaaaatgtgattattaattataacaataatacttttactgttttaataaaaTAGCGATCATGATTTATAGTAataatagaaattatatttattattatatattaaaaaagcttCTTCTACAGaacaaactaaataataataatgatgattttattattttaagaataCCTATAGAATTGTCATCTGGTATATGACATAAATTAATGGTGCAATAAACAAGGATATAGTCAATTAtcatattaaaatatgattttatatttcaCCATCCATATGCAACTgcaacattaaattatatttaaattgtatatcAATGGCACACCTCAAAGTAATAATATCGTTACTTATTaacatgaaataatattaaattaattaatatacaattatatactTCATATTAAATAGTTGCTTTAAATATTATATGGTGCATCTCAATCATGAATAATgcgtattaatattaattatttaactgataagtaattttttatcatttaggttaaaaaaaatttaagccaAAAAAGTCTTTAATATTTCTTtcgcaataaatatataaataaatgaataaataattatatatttagatattaaaTTCATTCATATTATCAGTCAATAATAGTGCTTCTGAACTCATCTTTTGGCAGGTGGTGGACCTGAAGAGGAAATGGCTGTATGGAGCAAGTCGTTCTCCTTCTGTCAGTCCTTCATTGTCCTCCAGTCGAACTTCAAGCCCTTGCTTTTCCTCTCCTCCATATCCTGGATCCCCGCTGCTGTCCCGCAAACTTCCCAGCTCCAGACCGGACTCCCCTTTGTCTCTCTGCACCGTTGATTCAGTGCTGCAGACTGAGATCGAAAAGCTGCAGAGGTGAGATATTATTCGATTTATTCCTCGGATTATGGTCTacatccaaagacaacaacaccAACCCCCCTACCCCACTCCCAAAAAATACTGAGCTTTGGTTCTCATGCAGCGGACACAGGTTTGAGTCTGTCAAGATAAGGTGTTCTCATTGACTATACATTTGTATGCAATTGCTTTGATTGAGTGAAATAAGCTTCATTTCTATTTCCAGTATTGTTAATTATTGAGATATTGTTCAAGTACAATAAGTATCAATTGTATGGGAAGTTATAATGGTTATGACCTTTAAAAATtggtaaaattaaaacatttggtCACGTTGGGATCCCTATATCTCTGGGGACTGATTAATATAGagccttaaaatgaaaatttccattaaaaaaaaatatattataaagcaCCAGTTTCTAAAAGCATATTAAGATGTCTTTAATACTGATACACAAACTTTGGAAAAGGAATATTTATAGCACTCAGACAGGTGTGTTCAATGCAGTTCTTTTGGTAAGATGCATTTCTAGTTTTACAAGACATTCCTCTGTaaaagaacaaagaaagaaaatcaactGTATGCAAAGTGACCCACATTTGGTTTTTGACCACTATAAATGTGTGCAATATAACAGCCACACTGAAATCTCCATATCTCTGAAAATGAACCATAAAGGGCTGTAAAATGAAGATATTAGAAGAAGAATGATTAAGAACTAAAATCTAAAAGGGCATTAAGATATCTTTATTACTTCTTGAGTTACATGCATGCAAACTtcataaaatgatcaaaagtgatttTTCCCATTTGTGAATGGTCATTATTAtcatataatgcaacaaagattgCCAAAGTCAACATATATTACTATTAGACCTACCACTGTATAATATAATGGTGTTGCCATCTTTCTAAAGTCTTTTTTACCTCCATTGTTTGGCttcaaaatatcaaattaaagtcattttgactcccctctacaaaatagtggattactcagaaaatattttggctttcatcaCTATTAATGTTCATTAAAAATGCCAGGGAAGTTTGTAAAATTTGGTTGTTGTTTCACCGAACCCTAATTATTGAATAAGGTTTGAATGCTGGATCTCTTCTGACAGGTGTGTTTTCTCTGAGCAGGTGTCTAGAGCGTCTGAAGGCTAGGAATGAGCGTCTAAATGGTGCACTGCTCAGAAGGAAAGGAGAATCGGAGCAGCTGAGCATGAGTCTTAGCCGACAGGAGGCAGACAGCTCGGCTCTACACATGGCTCTGGCGTACTGGTGTGTGCTGCTGTCTTTACCTCTGTTTCACAATGCATGAGCGCAAAATCAACGCTTAGCACTTGTATATATATCACAGTCGTTTCTAAAATTCTGATTCTTTTTGACATAGTAAACCTTGACCTTTGTGCCTTAaggagtgtgcatgtgtgagtggtATGCTGATAATGGCTCTTTGATTGACAGTGAGGAGTGTGAGGAGGCTTA from Carassius carassius chromosome 44, fCarCar2.1, whole genome shotgun sequence carries:
- the ushbp1 gene encoding colorectal mutant cancer protein; this translates as MMEQRSDSLVSADSELAQCEMEVNTLLKNISDLNRKMDFLQIPRESPVGLSGCSMVDAGTASVESKTKTVCRDSEGMLCFYKASSSITVNAVSERTACCLLRYCVSKCKFRGSSEQWNKLQKVLSALETSSGQGRKMLFRLQTQNAETIQAKHLSAARESWVQATQVLEEMERELGISYPSALPHDVRRQYQRDVLSLYKHNQDLNNSLKSRQEELMGAERTLMYLEDEKKWLQEKVVDLKRKWLYGASRSPSVSPSLSSSRTSSPCFSSPPYPGSPLLSRKLPSSRPDSPLSLCTVDSVLQTEIEKLQRCLERLKARNERLNGALLRRKGESEQLSMSLSRQEADSSALHMALAYCEECEEAYGDLLSLSEARKQQNAETISTPQSENLDKGESSSSPPEGTAETNPNSLSEKEFEDKSGVLLQRISRLKQDRAAVCIPRRGEAEEGKISPDTGTLAGVRGRTSSLSKNTKEEKAALLYELVTVREEMSEMRGNLRLLEKERRCLDLALMVQSAQDSAGALILDSLQVEMGDRRATQQRIAENLAKLESGGGIPGPRNHSILRELQAALQREQSLRKRVAALRESLDSALTDSTTQRRINREEIDHLSRYYIKISSTYRSSRKKQQDQLWQLEKQITVMSERHAKEEAELSNTLEAMEWKREETIL